The proteins below come from a single Micropterus dolomieu isolate WLL.071019.BEF.003 ecotype Adirondacks linkage group LG05, ASM2129224v1, whole genome shotgun sequence genomic window:
- the ppan gene encoding suppressor of SWI4 1 homolog — protein MGKSKTKNQKKSRATANHVAEETYGAIPHSFVFHRGQIGKNVGQLVLDVRRVMEPYTAESLKIRKKNVLKDFVAIAGPLGVTHFMIFSKTPSSINMRLARLPKGPMLHFRVLKYTLIKDVVSSLKKHRMHEQQFTHHPLLILNNFGSDGMHVKLMATMFQHMFPSINVHKVSLNNIKRCVLLNFNPVSQEIEFRHYSLKVVPVGMSRGVKKLMQEKFPNMSKFEDISELLMKGANLSESEAEQDGEHNITELPQVYSGRGNMASQQSAVRLTEIGPRMTLQLVKIQEGMGEGNVLYHAIISKTEEEIQEILNRKEAQLKEREGRRKKQEQNVAQKKEKREENKKKSLEGIKRKRAEDEEDSEVEDPGMQDDRPAAVESDDEVEYYRQAVGQEPDEDMFPSTKKRHSSEKTHGPAKKRKMSPGKPPRKDRDAKSQRRTGQGGQHRDRPGKGWKRDGEKPFGKKTGPRGKAFGAKKAGDRENKFGGKKFQGNKTFGGKKNQDKSFKSKGQKGKSGFKKKGAGAKQDFKQRKGKDFGPYKLRKKLDHKMQLNYSHCERFQTALLPSVYGVEFIVALAGNVFALWLLVVRERKNWHTGVVLSCNLAISDLLYVMSLPLLIAYYSLEKHWIFGNAVCKIERFLFTCNLYVSIFFIMAISVNRCVALACPFFTRSRVRTAHAKAVSVVIWIVVGVISCPVLKFASVCPNADKNNCVSFCNETQRSPHFTYKMFLAVFGCLVPFLVTFTSYCVVIWVVWKNVSITTLEKRKVALLVTSVLVLYAISFVPYHIFQIYLFHPKRVSACWVYKMYQVCKGLATLNMCIHPILYMAVSDSIRVACCGKSPEDNTGGVMRK, from the exons ATGGGGAAATCAAAG ACCAAGAACCAGAAGAAATCCCGAGCAACAGCCAACCATGTGGCCGAAGAGACCTACGGAGCTATCCCCCACTCCTTCGTGTTTCATCGGGGTCAGATTGGGAAAAACGTTGGTCAGCTTGTCCTGGACGTGCGGAGAGTCATGGAGCCATACACTGCAGAGTCTCTTAAG ATTAGGAAGAAGAATGTGCTTAAAGACTTTGTGGCTATCGCGGGACCACTGGGAGTGACACACTTCATGATCTTCAGCAAGACTCCCAGCAGTATCAACATG AGACTTGCTCGACTTCCTAAAGGTCCCATGCTTCACTTCAGAGTGCTCAAG TACACTCTCATCAAAGACGTGGTTTCATCTCTGAAGAAGCACAGGATGCACGAGCAGCAGTTCACACATCATCCGCTACTCATCCTCAATAACTTTGGATCGGATGGCATGCATGTCAAACTCATGGCCACCATGTTCCAGCACATGTTTCCTTCCATTAATGTGCACAAG gtaAGCCTCAACAACATCAAGAGATGTGTGCTGCTGAATTTCAACCCGGTGTCCCAGGAAATTGAATTTCGACATTA CAGTTTGAAGGTCGTCCCTGTGGGCATGAGCCGCGGAGTCAAGAAGCTGATGCAGGAGAAGTTCCCCAACATGAGCAAGTTTGAGGACATCAGTGAGCTCCTGATGAA GGGGGCGAATCTATCAGAGAGTGAGGCAGAGCAAGATGGTGAGCACAACATAACTGAATTACCGCAGGTCTACTCTGGCCGCGGCAACATGGCGTCCCAGCAGAGTGCGGTCCGTCTGACAGAG ATTGGTCCTCGCATGACTCTGCAGCTGGTGAAGATACAAGAAGGCATGGGAGAGGGGAATGTTCTTTACCACGCCATTA TCTCGAAGACGGAGGAGGAAATCCAGGAGATCCTGAACCGGAAGGAGGCCcagctaaaagagagagagggtcgGCGGAAAAAGCAGGAGCAGAACGTCGCTCAGAAGAAAGAGAAACGAGAagaaaacaa AAAAAAGAGCCTGGAAGGCATTAAGAGGAAACGCGCTGAGGATGAAGAGGACAGTGAGGTGGAGGATCCCGGGATGCAGGATGATCGGCCAGCTGCTGTCGAATCTGATGACGAGGTGGAGTACTACAGACAGGCTGTAGGACAGGAACCAGATGAAG ACATGTTCCCTAGTACCAAGAAGAGGCATAGCTCAGAAAAGACTCATGGACCTGccaagaagaggaagatgtcTCCCGGTAAACCGCcaagaaaagacagagatgcTAAATCACAGAGGAGAACCGGTCAAGGAGGACAGCACAGAGATAGACCAGGAAAAGGATGGAAGAGGGACGGGGAGAAACCGTTTGGAAAGAAAACAGGGCCCAGAGGAAAGGCATTCGGAGCAAAGAAAGCCGGTGACAGGGAGAACAAATTTGGTGGGAAGAAATTTCAAGGGAACAAAACATTTGGTGGAAAGAAAAATCAGGACAAATCATTCAAATCTAAAGGCCAGAAAGGCAAGTCGGGTTTTAAGAAGAAAGGTGCAGGAGCAAAGCAGGACTTCaaacagaggaaaggaaaag ATTTTGGACCGTACAAACTGAGAAAGAAGCTCGATCACAAAATGCAGCTGAATTACTCTCATTGTGAGCGGTTTCAAACGGCCCTGCTGCCCTCAGTGTACGGAGTTGAGTTCATTGTAGCCCTGGCAGGAAACGTGTTCGCTCTGTGGCTACTTgtagtcagagagagaaagaactgGCACACTGGCGTTGTGCTGTCGTGTAACCTGGCCATCAGTGACCTGCTGTATGTCATGAGCCTGCCTTTGCTGATCGCCTACTACTCACTGGAGAAACACTGGATATTTGGCAACGCTGTGTGCAAAATAGAGAGGTTTCTTTTCACCTGCAACCTCTATGTGAGCATCTTCTTCATCATGGCAATAAGTGTGAACCGATGTGTGGCCCTCGCTTGTCCCTTCTTTACACGATCCCGTGTTCGGACTGCCCATGCCAAGGCCGTCAGTGTCGTCATCTGGATTGTTGTAGGAGTAATTTCCTGCCCTGTGTTGAAATTTGCCTCTGTTTGCCCTAATGCGGACAAAAATAACTGTGTGTCATTCTGTAACGAGACTCAGCGAAGCCCTCACTTCACTTACAAAATGTTTCTTGCTGTGTTTGGGTGTCTTGTTCCCTTCCTGGTTACTTTCACGTCTTACTGTGTGGTGATTTGGGTGGTGTGGAAAAATGTCAGTATAACCACGCTGGAGAAACGTAAGGTAGCCCTGTTGGTCACATCAGTGCTTGTGCTGTATGCCATTTCGTTTGTGCCTTACCACATATTTCAGATATATCTCTTCCATCCGAAACGCGTCAGTGCCTGTTGGGTCTACAAGATGTACCAAGTGTGTAAAGGACTGGCAACTCTGAACATGTGCATCCATCCAATCCTTTACATGGCTGTGTCTGACAGTATAAGAGTAGCTTGTTGTGGGAAGAGCCCAGAGGACAACACCGGGGGAGTAATGAGAAAGTAG